The following proteins are encoded in a genomic region of Desulfuromonas acetoxidans DSM 684:
- a CDS encoding response regulator transcription factor encodes MEKILIIDDDNELCELLTDYLTTEGLQVSCVHNGSDGARQAVEHYDLVILDVMLPGMNGFDVLRQVRQSSEVPVVMLTARGEDIDRIVGLELGADDYLPKPFNPRELVARIRAIQRRTDNRNQMDAPLRVGDLSLDPGGRQVRCHDTEIVLTSVEFSLLHMLLSHAGQVVSREDMVSQVLGRHLSPYDRSIDVHISSVRKKLGQTPSGRERIKTIRGVGYQYVATGCD; translated from the coding sequence ATGGAAAAAATTCTGATCATCGATGACGATAATGAGCTGTGTGAATTGCTCACAGATTACCTGACGACCGAAGGGTTGCAGGTGAGTTGTGTCCATAATGGCAGCGATGGTGCCCGCCAGGCTGTGGAGCATTACGACCTGGTGATTCTTGATGTCATGCTACCGGGAATGAACGGCTTTGATGTGCTGCGGCAGGTGCGTCAAAGTAGCGAAGTGCCGGTGGTGATGCTCACCGCTCGGGGGGAAGATATTGATCGGATTGTCGGGTTGGAACTGGGGGCGGATGATTACCTGCCCAAACCTTTTAACCCGAGGGAGCTGGTGGCGCGAATTCGCGCTATACAGCGTCGTACCGACAATCGCAATCAGATGGACGCCCCGTTGCGGGTCGGTGATCTGTCGCTCGATCCGGGGGGACGACAGGTGCGCTGCCATGACACCGAGATCGTGTTAACCTCTGTCGAGTTTTCTTTGTTGCACATGCTGTTGAGTCATGCCGGCCAGGTGGTCAGTCGCGAGGATATGGTCAGCCAAGTACTTGGTCGTCATCTGTCGCCTTATGATCGCAGTATCGATGTTCATATCAGCAGTGTGCGCAAAAAACTCGGTCAGACTCCGTCCGGTCGCGAGCGGATCAAGACGATTCGCGGTGTCGGATATCAATATGTCGCCACCGGCTGCGATTAA